GCAACCTTAGAATCTAACACCGACCTTCTTGGAGATGCATTATGCATGCTTCTTCTTTCTAGCAATGAAGGAATGGGGAGGGGGTAATGCTAGCAATGTGCAGTTCTGATACTAATCCAATTACATTTAGCCTGCAGCACACAGGTTTTTGCACATCAGCACTACTTTcagaatttaaaacatgaaaaatgcataCCAGATTATCTGGTTTTAAATCTGGACTTACAACTCTGTTATACAGGACAGGCCTGCCCAGCGGGGGACCTAAACCTCCCGATAAACCTTCACCTCCtctgggaccccccccccccccaaaactaAGGGGGCAGTGGCTGATTTGGTGCCTTTTGCTGTCCAACAGATGCTGGATTACAGATATCTAACATAGAAAGTCATGTGTGAGACGGTAGGAAGGTAGGTGGTGGTTTAAGGTCAAAGCAGCTTGAGGACTTGTCCTTGAGGACCGTGTGCCAACCCTTTAGTGATCAATAGTATATGGAATAGGCAAGAGAGgataaaaggcaaacaaatatgtattgatataagTGATACAGCTCAAAAActacaatacatttcattatagtACTTGTGGCCACCATAGCAGGTTGTGGTCCAAAACGGTACAAATGGGGCTCTAGAGGGTGCTATACATAGGTCATCTACTCATGTAaacacataccgtgtttccccgaaaataagacactgtcttatatttttttgggcttccaaaaacacactaggtcttattttcagggtaggtcttatatactttttttaatgaaaaaaaaacacttaccatattcccaaattccccttacaaattccccttctgatcactctgtgctttttttccactgttcggcagttaggacaagGAACAGCacgtggcgctgtgccggtttctttcctgctttacaaacaggaaaagacacgatgctggcagaggagagaagagagacatgctgcagccagaaacacacgcaggatcgcgtatcaggtgagtatattattttaatttttttttttaacacatttttaagggctcactagaactagcctggttacatgcacttcagcttctgacaggcgaagtgcatgtaatatcactccgcctgtgacaggagccggaactacaaggaaagcatcggcttgtgcggctgtgtgttagcccgctgtgtgtacgcccgctgtctcccgctcggtgagtactgttttaatttatgtttgcttttattttttttttatttttctactaggtcttattttcggggtaggtcttatattagggcaggttgggggaaaagtgctaggtgttattttcggggtaggtcttactttcggggaaacacggtatctacCAATATCTTTGTATTTCTGCAGATGAGTGTTAAATCAAAGTAACCGATTTTATACTCGACGCATTTCGCCCATTGGTTTCATCAGGGGTAATGGTATATCAGCAGTTTACACGCATGCAGTTATAGTACAGGATTGATATGCAACTTGATTCAGTAGATGTAGTTTATATGAAGAGGTTTCCAACCTTTGAGGCCAGGTAAGCAGTGTAAGCCAGGTAAGCAGAGGAGCCAAGTCATGTGATCAGATCACAGACGTTGTTCTTGAAAGTGCCCCGTGTATGTGGTATAAGGGGACTGTTTTGGCTATTGACATGAAAAGCATTGGTCAGCTTTTAGTAATTCTACTCACCAAACAGCATTGACGCGGACCTGCTTACTGGCCAACTCTAGAGAAGAACAAAAACACAGTGACTATAACCGAAGAGTTTTAATAAGCTGTATGCaaatctaaaacatatttttcagcaTGGCTCCTGCAGACCTGAAGGTCAAAAGAGGTGTCTGCATGGGAGGTAACGCtgctgttactggcaggatctccaaaaaaaagattttccttaTTACATTACATagagaacctggaaatgtttagATTCTATCCCTGCCATAACTTACTAGTTAGAAACACCTCTCATATCTGGGATTATTTCTCCTCCATTAATTCATTGTTCTGTGTTTGATGATTTCACTCACCGAGGGCGGCACATCTGGTCATATGATCCACGGCTGACTTGGACATGCAGTACGCTAGGACACCGGGGAACTAAAAGACAGAAGACAAAAGCAGAATTTAGAAGACTGACACCTGGTTCTCTTCCTTCGGGTTATCTCATTGTTTATTTCCACAACCtaatacctaaaatataaaatccCAGAAAGGAGAGACAATTACGGAACGTTACAGAATGTCCGTCCCTGCGGCCCAAAGAACTAGCAAGGCAAGGTTTGTGTAATTATAAGGGGGCATTACGACTTTTAGGTGTGATTACAGATCACCACGAGGATAGGTCACATTCTTTGTCATTACTGAAGGACAAGCAATGTGTTCGTAGCCAGAACCGGTCCAACAACTTTGTGCAGCCAAACAGAAGCTGCTGGGTACAAACATCCAAAACTCTTTCTATGCCAGACAGTGCTGAAACAAAATGACTGTCTATATTTGTGCTCTGAAATGTGAATAACAAAGAGCTAGTTACCCCTTTGTGCAGAGAGAGgagacaaacagaaaaaacaaagcagctGCATGGAATCACCAAACTGGTTTACTGGCTGAGAGATAAGTGAAGTATACAATGCATACAAATGATGGGACTGTGGATGGACAATGTCATTGTGAAAATAGTCATATGAGCTGGAGGGGGGGTTTAGCGAATGGTGCCCTGCTGGGGAGAACAGGGGGAAAGGTATAttactgggaggaggaggggggctaTAGGCAATGGTGCCCTGCGGGTAAGAAGGGGGAACCAAGGGAAATGTATATTGCTGGAGAGAAACAGGGGAGAGCCCAGGGAAGGCGGTAGTATGGGAGTAGTGTGTAGTGTTAGTGTtagaatttgggttgtccttatattcaacccgaatatggctgttcgaattcggatagacccgacccaaaaaacacgggattcgacagcgcaaattcgtgtgtaaaaaatgtgttaaaaaaaaaaaaaaataaaaaatgaatgttaaagtaatttattgaatgtgtgtgatttgtttaactaacttttatttttttacaagttatcccacaaagacaggatgattcccacagctgtgggaatcttcctgtcagtgtgggatctccaggtactagaggttaaatgtggacaagtctccccatttatcacctctagtgctctgtgattggctgaggaaaggtaaacccgaATGACAGCTCAGgagtcatcaggattttcctttccttaattaacctctagtgccgcggatcgcacactgttcgtattgagaagatccccggcactagaggttaaatggggacaagtctccccattcaaaacctctagtgctgtctgattggctgaagaaagcttttctcagccaatcaggaagccctatccctattcctggataagagtttctctatccaggaacacaggactcccccgattgctcttgcagttcctcaaagtcctaaaaataacccgaattttcattgaaaatcattgactttaatggtgttcgaattcgtcATTCAATCACCCGCACAATATCCCCCATTCGATTGAATGgatgtcgaatcgaatagtgagatattcgaccaacactagtagtatGGGAAAAGGCCCACTGCCAGGCACAGAGCAGGGAAAGGCGTAGTGCTTGCacaataacatttacaaattacCAGTTTATCGGAGATCTCTGCAGGCTACGAGACTTCATATTAATCTGTGTTATTCCTTTTCGTTTTGTTATAATCTGTTGCCACTAATATAAATTAAATCATGCAAAGATCATCGGCCTCTTATCCTGCAGCAGTTTTGGTCGAGATGAATAAACAAACCGCCCTGGCAGATATTATTGTGCCAAGAATCAGGGTGCGGCCAACCTATAGTGCCAAGAAGAAGCATGTATGGGCAGTGCAGAATATTTTGCAATGGCTCAAAAAATGCTCAGGAAATGCCAATCTATGGACATCTGTGgataaagttttgcttttgtaTTGATTTGTTAATTTGTGGGCTCAAACCCACCCCCTGCCCACTGCATGGAATATTAATGAGCGCAGAGGCAACGTGCGGACTGGAGTTGGCATCTTCTTTAGGGGAGATACAGCGGTttctccctgcagctcctccattGAAAAGCTGCTGTCGGatgtgcagatgttggttctttCCCAATCATATGGGCACAGCCAAGGTGACAGCCGCTGAAGATGCACAGTATTACTTCCTCCTTTCAAGTCCCCTCCACCTAACAGCCATTGTTCAGATATGACTGGGCCACAGAGTTCACATTCATATATCTCCCATATAAATGTGCTGCTGCCCAGTTCTGAATGTAAACATTGTATCCTCTCCTGGCACAAGGTATGAGCCATTTACCATGGACAGGGGCCAGCTCTCTGATAACAATATTATCTGAGACCCAGAATTCCATTCACCTCCTAGGATGAAGCCATGGCCTTGAATGAACCTGACTAATATGGGAATTCTATTGAGAGGACCAATGCATATAATAAATGTGCTGCTGCCCAGTCCTAAATGCAAACATTGTATCCTCTCCTGGCACAAGGTATGAACCATTTAAAATGGACAGGGGCCAGCTCTCTGATAACGATAAGGATGAAGCCATGGCCTTGAATGAATTCTATTGGAAGGACCAATGCATATGCTCACAGGAAGAAGCATGCACTTGGGGAGCAatgctaataaattattatttgatttgtaCATATTGCTAATAAAGTTCCATGTCTTGGCATCATTGAGGAATCCCCCGGACTCACACTACAAGCAGGATTCACCTGAAACCAACCAATGCTCAATGACATTGCATTGTGCTGTCAGTCTAACGTAGGGAGCATGTATACTGGAGGGGTGTGTGGAGAAATAACCTCCATGTGCTGTTTCTCCTTCATCGGGTAAGGGGGGGAAGTGACATTGGTTTTGCCTTGAACAGTGAATTTCTGACATCAAATGTCATGCTTTTCAGTTTTAGACCCTGCCTCCAAGGCTCATTCTAGGCTACTACCATGACCTCCCCGCAACACACGTGACAATTCCCAGATCTGCCAGGAGGGGGTGTGTGTCTCCTCACCACCCCACGGGGGCAGCACTCAGGTACAGattgttctttgtttctttctttagattgtgagctctgagGGGAAGTGGGTGATGTggctatggacattgtacagcgctggggtTCAAGctatagaaaaatacacaatgaCACTGACCGATCGCTGTCCGGTGACACTGGATACATTGACGATGTTTCCTTTGGTTTTGATGAGATGGGGCACCGCGAGCTGAGAGAGATAGAAGAGGGACCTGGAATAATAGAGAAAAATAAGCAGAATATTTACCAGAAAttgtcacttcctgttttgtataGATAgggatttacaaaataaatataaacccaATCACCAATTAAACAGTAACATAAAAGGTTAGACCaggcggctcttcagcctccttgttgtggctcccttcggctgccgcggggagatctctgatgggggatccccttcctcccaagtatttttctttagtggaagaggaggcaaaatggctcttttgatagaaaaggttgctgacccctgggttaGACTGACAATCTCTGTATGAATGTGACTGTGTAGGCTGCCATCTAGTGGGGACATGAGGTAAAGACAGAACAATGCCAGGTCTTGGTTGTATGGGACCTAACCCCCAACTCCGGGTACAAAGTTCCTCTTCCAACCCACCCCAAGGACGGGTTTTATTTATAGGCAGAGTCAGCTGAGCTTCCTGGCTCTGTTACTGCACATCTTGGGGTGCTGAAACCCCCACTGCATTATCTGGTCTTCTGTGGAGTTCTTCTGGACTGTCCAGACTTTGATAGAGATCCTTTTGGTTCTCCTAATAATATCTCCTACACTCTATGGACCTCTGTGGGGTTCCTTACAATTTATTTGCGGGGTTCCTTACACAATTATTTTCTTGTGTCTATGGCCTGTGGGGTTCCTCTTGGACCTTTAGGTGTCTGTAAGGACCCATGGACTTCCAGGGTCTATAGGCCACTGTTGGACTCCTTTTATAACTTTAGGCCTCCATGGTGATTTTCATTGAATGTAAGGCTTCTGCGGGGGCCACCTTGGACCTATAGGCCTCTTTGAAGCCTTTCTTACAGCTATAAGCTTCTGTGAGACCCATTTTGGCGCTATAGAGCCGTGTTGGGCTCACTTTAGACTTAAAGGTCTATGCGGGGGCCCATCTTAGATCTATAGGCCTCTGTACGGTTTCCTTTAGACCTATGTGGAGCCTATCATATATCCTTGTGAGACCCATTTGGGGCCTATAGCCCTCTTTAGGGATTCTCTTTGAACTATATACCCCAGTGGGTGACGCCTTGCATCTAAAAGCCTCTTTGAGCTCTATAGGGCTCTGTGATGCTCACTTTACACCTCAGTGAGGTTTCCTTTTACAACTAAAGATATTTGTGGGGCTCATCTGAGACCTATAGGCCCCTGTGGGGCTTATCTTAGACCTCTGTGGGACAAATGTTGGCCCTATAGACCTCTGTGAGGCTCCTCTTGGACCTAAAGGCCTCTGTTGGGCTTCTCTTGGACCTATATGCTTCACCTTAGCTGGGAAGGCCTCTGTGGGGTTTTCTTTAGACCTCTGTGAGACCCATTTTGGCCCTATAGACCTCTGTGAGGCTCCTCTTGGACCTAAAGACCTCTGTGGGGCTTCTCATTGACCTATAGGCTCCTGTGGGGAACACCTTGAATGTATAGTCTTCTGTAGAACCCATGTTGGCCCTATAGGCCTCTCCAGAGCCCATCTTAGACCTATAGGCCTCTGTGGGGCTCCCCTTGCCTCTGCTGCCCTCTCTAGGGTTTCATTAGGATAATTCTgtgttgaaattttattttaaacacccCACCCTGGCTGGTTCCTCCTCACCGCACATTGGTGTTCATCACACGGTCGTAGTCCCCCAGTGTGGTGCTCTCCAGCGTCCCATTGGTCAGGATCCCCCCACTGTTTACCAGGACGTCCAGCTGTCCAAAGTGACCGACTGTCTCCTCTACAATCTGCTGGAGGATCTTCTCATCTGTCAGATCTCCGGGGACCAGAAGGGGCTGCGGGGGAAAGTGACAAGGCCCAATAATGGAAGGGGACACAGGAGGGGGACACTAATCACTGTGACACGGGAGAGGGACACTAATCAGGGGTGGCACCTGATCTCAAGGCTCGTCGTGATTGGTCTGTGTAGCTCATGTTTCCGCCCCAGACTAGCTGTCACCCAGTGGATGGGGAGAGCCCGCCCAATGCCTcttatttgttacaatgtatcacATGACCAAACCTACCACTCTACAGCGATtcaccctcacttcctgtcctgctgagaCAGGAAATGGAGCAACATGGCATAGACAGGAATATAAACATGGCAGATTTTCTATCCCTTCCTGTTTGAAGACATCGGGCTACCGTAACATGTGACACCAGAACACAATGAATTCTGATTAGTTGCTATAGGTTACGGCACTATACAATGAACTGAATGCAAAGTACGGTCCAGCCAGTTTTGTGGCTCCTTGTTGGACAACACAGCCAAATCCTCAACCTATAGCAACAGCAGCTCGGTGAGGACACACCCCCAACATAAGGATTGGACACTCACTGCATGTAGGAGACTGATTGGCTGCTAGGTTTGCTCCTCCCTCTCCCAGTGTCAGCACTGCTGTATGGAGGAATCCCAATACAAAGACAGAGTCAGGTACTTTCACTGCCTGCATGATTGTTATGGCCACAGCTGGAGGGGCGGGGTGATACATAGAAGCTATGCAAGTGTCCCTGGCCTGAGACATGCAGACTCTGTGTCACAGATAACCATAAATCAGACAATCCAGCACTGGGGACCCCTGCCATGCCCCTATAGGGCCCCACACCCCTGCCATGCCCCTATAGGGCCCCACACCCCTGCCATGCCCCCATAGGACCCCTGAATTGCTGGCACCCCGGAAGCTATGCACGCTCACCGGTTCTCCCTGTGCAGCCATCTCTCCGCCTAGGCACAcacggtgttttttttttctttttctggaaacTTTATTGACACTCTGCTAGCAGTTACAGCTCCACTGGTTAACTCCTTCATGGCTCTGCCAAATATTTCCCTGTGAGAGAAGGCTGCTATGGGAGCTGCAATATGAGCTGCGATAGAGCTGCAATGGGGGCTGTAATGGGAGCTGTAATATGAGCTGCAATGGGAGCTGTAATGGGAACTGCTATATGAGCTGCAATGGGGGCTGTAATGGGAGCTGCTATATGAGCTGCAATGGGAGCTGTAATGGGAGCTGCAATATGAGCTGCAATGGGAGCTGCAATATGAGCTGCAATGGGGGCTGTAATGGGAGCTGCTATATGAGCTGCGATAGAGCTGCAATGGGAGCTGTAATGGGAACTGCTATATGAGCTGCAATGGGGGCTGTAATGGGAGCTGCAATGGGAGCTGTAATGGGAGCTGCTATATGAGCTGCAATGGGAGCTGTAATGGGAGCTGCAATGGGGGCTGTGATAGAGCTGCTATGGGGGCTGTAATGGGAGCTGCAATATGAGCTGCGATAGAGCTGCAATGGGGGCTGTAATGGGAACAGCAATGGGAGCTGCGATGGGAGCTGTAATGGGGGTTACAATATGAGCTGTAATATGAGCTGTAATGAGAGCTGCTGTATGAGCTGCAATGGGGGCTTTAATGGGAACAGCAATGGGGGTTGTGATGGTGGCTGCTATAAAAGTTGCAGTGGGGGCTGCACACTGCTCCACATGAACAGATCAAGTCACTGAGCCTTCCATTATAGAGAACAAGGAAAACATTTCCAGCTCAGGAGGAGTCTCAGCTGGTTTAGTAAATTAGTTCTGTGGTCCTCCGAGATGCCAGAATATTTCCAGGACTCCATAATGGCACTCTCTGTGTTTGATACATTGTGAATGATAATGAGTACAGACTCCTCCAGGAGGAACAGGGTCCTCAGCTCCCCCACAGGGCATTGGAGGGACTGCCCCTATTCATACCTCCTAACTGCCTCTGATTTGGAGGGCATAGGAACTGGCACACTAAGTACAATACTACACATCCATAGCAGAGGGATCTCAGCCTGCAATACCGCCAGttgccagcagagggagacaATCCCAGAATTTTGCTGGATAACCAcacacagacagatacaaatcTTTTGTACAATCTGCTGTCATGGGGGTGTTGTGTAGCAGTTGGCTGATTTGTGAGCTTAAATTGTTAGCATTGTGACCTCGCCCACTACTTACACACACCAGGAGGCGCCACcagctgtaatatttttacacacgGAATTGTAGGGCAAATGATAATTCAGAACCAGCACCAATGTAATtcaacaattaaatataaaactatagaCCTGGGattgtgtgttgtgtgttttctCTCCCTGTCTTTCACTTTCATTCTCTCCCTGCAGTGTCAGCACAGGCCGCACCCTGGGCAGGAAGGGGTTACAGGACAACCTCCAGATGTGACAGCACACACATGTCACCCACATGGTGTCACCCGGCACCGAGAGAGTGAAACGACAGGAGAGAGCCAGGAAGGTGACAGCACCCAGAGAGAGCCGCTGGTCATACACATACAATCTGCTTGCACAATCTGTACTACAAGAGCCTGCGTGGTGGGCTGCACACTGACCGCTAGGTTTGTATCATTTTTGCTCTTTTCAGGGATTCTTCATAAGACATTTTCTGTTATCGTTGTTGTAATTTGCAGATTCCGGGAAAGATCATCGACAGTCGACACGGAAATCTCGAGATTCTCATGGATTGGTTGGCTCAAGGTCAGAAATTAACGCTTTAATGGATTTTGTTATATTACTCTTTGTCTGTGGGAACCACACATCCACCTCTATGGGGCCCTCTATGGGATCCTCAATGGGGCCCTCTATGGGATCCTCTATGGGGCCCTCAATGGTATCCTTTATGGGGCGCTAAATGGGATCCTCTATGGGGCACTCTATGGAATCCCTTATGAGGCCCCCTACAGGGGGCTTTATGGGAT
The Pyxicephalus adspersus chromosome 7, UCB_Pads_2.0, whole genome shotgun sequence genome window above contains:
- the LOC140334675 gene encoding 3-oxoacyl-[acyl-carrier-protein] reductase FabG-like; the encoded protein is MAAQGEPCPPPVSPSIIGPCHFPPQPLLVPGDLTDEKILQQIVEETVGHFGQLDVLVNSGGILTNGTLESTTLGDYDRVMNTNVRSLFYLSQLAVPHLIKTKGNIVNVSSVTGQRSFPGVLAYCMSKSAVDHMTRCAALELASKQVRVNAVCPGVIVTEVHKRAGMNEEQYEEFLSLAKETHALGRPGKVEEVARTIAFLASDAASFITGVTMPVDGGRHAMCPR